The Fibrobacter sp. UWB4 genome includes a window with the following:
- a CDS encoding glycosyl hydrolase family 8 yields MNRLVKLGLAGLFAFGLAEAKVNFPFPQMSDYGGNATLLSDKAKASEELKSQFAYWMKTMYNEDGDVAGVRSDPGSNEYFSEGVGYGMLLMVYFSDNTTSYQLQFDKIWNFYKKMMNENGLMVWKVGNLNQAYDKGAALDGDIDAAAALVMAYYQFGDEKYKEDAKKLIQSMKKFEFESNGLHLPGDKWGDAGYNRKNPGYFDPAYMPLFALVDTENASFWSESAYDANMKLYEASSAEVSTGLIDDWTDKNGKSEDDYYSYDASRAPWRNAKAVCWHGDKRALALDKKMAEFVSTVKAADMKGPVLRKSGSLGNDHNSTFVTSLMTSLISDAKYQAKLDEYWKEAVALGDENYFNQSLKLLNGLLVSGNMPNLAAANPSQPTSSSSVNPGSSSSEGTIALPTIMAKSPKMTLSGRTLQIAANGNVRVDLISMTGSVLKSFDRQAKGSLNVSLKAVPNGLYVVRVKNAGVTSLKKIKLD; encoded by the coding sequence ATGAATCGTTTGGTCAAGTTGGGACTTGCTGGCTTGTTTGCTTTCGGACTCGCCGAGGCCAAGGTGAATTTCCCGTTTCCGCAAATGTCCGATTACGGTGGAAATGCGACGCTTTTGAGCGACAAGGCTAAAGCTTCCGAAGAACTGAAATCCCAGTTTGCCTATTGGATGAAGACCATGTACAACGAAGACGGTGATGTCGCCGGTGTGCGTTCTGATCCGGGTTCCAACGAATACTTCTCGGAAGGTGTCGGCTACGGTATGCTTTTGATGGTTTACTTTAGCGACAACACGACCAGTTATCAGCTGCAATTCGACAAGATTTGGAACTTCTACAAGAAGATGATGAACGAAAACGGCTTGATGGTCTGGAAGGTCGGTAACTTGAACCAGGCTTATGACAAGGGTGCTGCTCTTGATGGCGATATCGATGCCGCCGCAGCCCTCGTGATGGCTTATTACCAGTTTGGCGATGAAAAGTACAAGGAAGATGCCAAGAAGCTCATCCAGTCCATGAAAAAGTTCGAGTTTGAATCGAACGGTTTGCACTTGCCGGGCGACAAGTGGGGCGATGCCGGCTACAACCGCAAGAACCCGGGCTATTTTGACCCGGCCTATATGCCGCTTTTTGCTTTGGTCGATACGGAAAACGCGAGCTTCTGGAGCGAATCCGCATACGATGCCAACATGAAGCTTTACGAAGCCAGCTCTGCTGAAGTTTCGACGGGCCTCATTGATGACTGGACCGACAAGAACGGCAAGAGCGAAGACGACTATTACAGCTACGACGCTTCCCGCGCTCCGTGGCGTAACGCAAAGGCTGTTTGCTGGCATGGCGATAAACGTGCACTTGCACTCGACAAGAAAATGGCTGAATTTGTTTCTACCGTCAAAGCAGCCGACATGAAGGGTCCTGTGCTCAGAAAGTCGGGTAGCCTTGGCAACGATCACAACAGCACGTTCGTGACTTCCCTCATGACTTCGCTTATCTCTGATGCAAAGTACCAGGCCAAGCTCGATGAATACTGGAAGGAAGCCGTCGCTCTCGGTGACGAAAACTACTTCAACCAGTCCCTCAAGCTTTTGAATGGCTTGCTTGTTTCGGGTAATATGCCGAACCTTGCCGCTGCAAATCCGTCTCAGCCGACTTCTTCGAGTTCTGTGAATCCGGGGTCCAGCTCTAGCGAAGGTACAATTGCTTTGCCGACAATCATGGCGAAATCCCCGAAGATGACTCTCTCCGGCAGGACTCTCCAGATTGCAGCAAATGGCAATGTCCGTGTAGATTTGATTTCTATGACGGGCAGCGTGTTGAAGTCTTTTGACCGTCAGGCCAAAGGCTCGTTGAATGTTTCGCTAAAGGCAGTCCCGAACGGTCTCTATGTTGTCCGCGTGAAAAATGCAGGCGTCACGAGCCTCAAGAAGATCAAGTTGGATTAA